One stretch of Bosea vaviloviae DNA includes these proteins:
- the uraH gene encoding hydroxyisourate hydrolase — protein sequence MGRLSTHVLDTVNGRAAPGVAITLDRLLSDGSRRRLVETLTNADGRTDAPLLSGDGLTTGTYELSFAIGAYFRALGTPLPEPAFLDIVPLRFGIADAQGHYHVPLLASPWSYSTYRGS from the coding sequence ATGGGACGCCTCTCCACCCATGTGCTGGACACGGTCAACGGCAGGGCGGCGCCGGGCGTGGCGATCACGCTCGACCGCCTGCTGTCGGATGGTTCGCGCCGCCGCCTCGTCGAGACCCTAACCAACGCCGATGGCCGCACCGATGCTCCTCTCCTGAGCGGAGACGGGCTGACCACCGGCACCTATGAGCTGAGCTTCGCGATCGGCGCCTATTTTCGCGCGCTGGGCACACCCCTGCCCGAGCCCGCCTTCCTCGACATCGTGCCGCTGCGCTTCGGCATCGCCGATGCGCAAGGCCATTATCACGTCCCGCTCCTGGCCTCGCCCTGGAGCTATTCAACCTATCGCGGCAGCTGA
- the puuE gene encoding allantoinase PuuE, which yields MTDTAYPRDLKGYGRDAPNPHWPGQARIAVQFVINYEEGGENNILHGDAASEAFLSEIVGAAPWPGQRHMNMESIYEYGSRAGYWRLWRMFTERKLPVTVFAVASALARYPEIVASMQEAHWEIATHGLKWIDYRDVPAERERADILEAIRIQTELTGERPLGCYQGRTSQNTIPLTMAEGGFLYTADIYADELPYWLAGPSGPQLAVPYTLDANDMRFATPQGFNAGDQFFAYLRDSFDTLYAEGETAPKMMSVGLHCRLVGRPGRAAALARFLDYVQSHDRVWVATRLEIARHWIRHHPPAGDYVPSKLPKALFVEVFGRVWEHSPWVAAATHDAGLAASQDSAAGLHTAMAKAMRAGSRDLQKALLLAHPDLAGKLTAAGELTPESSQEQASAGLDRLTSDERVRFTALNEAYKARFGIPFIIAVKGMDKDEIVAAFEARLKSSPEQEFETALGQVETIALLRLRELLPA from the coding sequence ATGACCGACACCGCCTATCCGCGCGACCTGAAGGGCTATGGCCGCGACGCCCCCAATCCGCATTGGCCGGGCCAGGCCCGCATCGCCGTCCAGTTCGTGATCAATTACGAGGAAGGCGGCGAGAACAACATCCTGCACGGCGACGCGGCCTCGGAGGCTTTCCTGTCCGAGATCGTCGGCGCGGCGCCATGGCCCGGCCAGCGCCACATGAACATGGAGTCGATCTACGAATACGGCTCGCGCGCCGGCTATTGGCGGCTCTGGCGCATGTTCACCGAACGGAAGCTGCCGGTCACCGTCTTCGCGGTGGCGAGCGCGCTTGCGCGCTATCCTGAGATCGTCGCCTCGATGCAGGAAGCCCATTGGGAGATCGCAACCCATGGCCTGAAATGGATCGACTATCGCGATGTGCCCGCCGAGCGCGAACGCGCCGACATTCTCGAAGCCATCCGCATCCAGACCGAACTCACCGGCGAACGCCCGCTCGGCTGCTATCAGGGCCGCACCTCGCAGAACACAATTCCGCTCACCATGGCGGAAGGCGGCTTCCTCTACACGGCCGATATCTATGCCGACGAATTGCCCTATTGGCTCGCCGGCCCGAGCGGCCCGCAGCTCGCCGTGCCCTATACGCTCGACGCCAACGACATGCGCTTCGCCACGCCGCAGGGCTTCAATGCCGGCGACCAGTTCTTCGCCTATCTCAGGGACTCGTTCGACACGCTCTATGCCGAGGGCGAGACGGCGCCCAAGATGATGTCGGTCGGTTTGCATTGCCGGCTCGTCGGCCGGCCCGGACGCGCCGCGGCGCTGGCGCGCTTCCTCGACTATGTTCAGAGCCATGATCGCGTCTGGGTCGCAACCCGGCTTGAGATCGCTCGGCACTGGATCAGGCATCACCCGCCTGCCGGCGATTATGTGCCTTCGAAACTGCCCAAGGCGCTCTTCGTCGAGGTCTTTGGCCGGGTCTGGGAGCACTCGCCCTGGGTCGCGGCAGCCACCCATGACGCCGGCCTGGCCGCGAGCCAGGACAGCGCCGCCGGCCTGCATACGGCGATGGCGAAAGCGATGCGCGCCGGCTCGCGCGATCTGCAGAAGGCGCTCCTGCTCGCCCATCCCGACCTTGCCGGCAAGCTCACTGCTGCAGGCGAATTGACGCCGGAATCGAGCCAGGAACAGGCCTCCGCCGGGCTCGATCGATTGACCAGCGACGAGCGCGTCCGCTTCACCGCATTGAACGAGGCCTACAAGGCCCGCTTCGGCATCCCCTTCATCATCGCCGTGAAGGGGATGGACAAGGACGAGATCGTCGCGGCTTTCGAAGCGCGCCTGAAAAGTTCGCCTGAACAGGAATTCGAAACAGCGCTCGGGCAAGTCGAGACGATCGCGCTGCTGCGGCTGAGGGAGTTGCTGCCGGCTTAG
- a CDS encoding SDR family NAD(P)-dependent oxidoreductase: protein MFEDLRGKRVLVTGASSGLGAHFVALLAGQGAEVVAAARRLDRLSALARACEGLPGTVSPLALDVASVAAIEAGLAEASAAMGGLDVLINNAGVAEPERALDLSEAQWDAHLDVNLKGCFFAAQAAARIMAKQDGGGAIVNIASILGERVAISVAPYAAAKAGLIQLTKALALEWARHKVRVNALAPGYVITDLNRDFFETEPGQALIKRIPMRRAADLGDLDGALLLLCADASRFMTGSVIAVDGGHLVSGL, encoded by the coding sequence ATGTTCGAGGATCTGAGGGGCAAGCGCGTGCTGGTGACGGGCGCGTCGTCGGGCTTGGGCGCGCATTTCGTCGCGCTGCTGGCGGGGCAGGGCGCCGAGGTCGTCGCGGCAGCACGACGGCTCGACCGGTTGAGCGCGCTGGCGAGGGCCTGCGAAGGCCTTCCCGGCACGGTGAGCCCGCTCGCCTTGGATGTCGCTTCCGTCGCTGCGATCGAGGCCGGGCTTGCCGAGGCGAGTGCGGCGATGGGCGGGCTCGACGTGCTGATCAACAATGCCGGCGTCGCCGAGCCCGAGCGCGCGCTCGATCTGAGCGAGGCGCAATGGGACGCGCATCTCGACGTCAATCTGAAGGGCTGCTTTTTTGCCGCGCAGGCCGCGGCGCGGATCATGGCCAAGCAGGATGGCGGCGGCGCGATCGTCAATATCGCCTCGATCCTGGGCGAGCGGGTCGCGATCTCGGTCGCGCCCTATGCGGCGGCGAAGGCCGGCCTGATCCAGCTTACCAAGGCGTTGGCGCTGGAATGGGCGCGCCACAAGGTCCGGGTGAATGCGCTGGCGCCGGGCTATGTCATCACCGATCTCAACCGCGATTTCTTCGAGACCGAGCCGGGGCAGGCGCTGATCAAGCGCATCCCGATGCGCCGCGCCGCCGATCTCGGCGATCTCGACGGAGCGCTGTTGCTGCTCTGCGCCGATGCCTCGCGCTTCATGACCGGGTCGGTCATTGCTGTCGATGGCGGGCATCTGGTTAGCGGGCTGTAG
- a CDS encoding glycogen/starch/alpha-glucan phosphorylase → MTETASEARPTSAAESKDLVETLKAEIVRKLTYSLGKNPSVAQPHDWVTAVILAVRDHVVDVWQRSTHESYQTGRKRVYYLSLEFLIGRSLADALNNLGLTGPVAQAMADLGVDLGAIETIEPDAALGNGGLGRLAACYLEAMASTGVPALGYGIRYDHGLFKQRIDGGRQVEVPEDWLSFRNPWEFERRESAYQIGFGGSVVATEKPGEVTWNPEEAVFAVAYDTPIVGWRGRDATTLRLWRARAMHPLSLDAFNQGDLVGAVAERNRAEAISKVLYPNDSTPAGQELRLRQEFFFTSASLQDLVRRHYRQFGKFDNLPDKVAIQLNDTHPALAVAEMMRLLIDERGLSWEDAWTITSGTISYTNHTLLPEALETWPVALMERLLPRHMQIIFGINARFLDGVRRSAGGEGVDLASISLIDESHGRRVRMAHLAFVGSHTVNGVSALHSRLMQETVFAPLHAVFPDRITNVTNGITPRRWLFSANHGLTKLLTEVCGNGLTDDIEQIDRLAAHADDPGMQERLIAIRRDNKLKLAKVIRQETGVVVDPAALFDVQIKRIHEYKRQLLNILETIALYDAIRSEPYRDWAPRVKIFAGKAASNYGTAKAIINLINDVATVVNNDITTRDRLKVVFIPNYNVSAAEIIIPAADVSEQISTAGLEASGTGNMKFALNGALTIGTMDGANIEISERVGLDNIVIFGMSAAEVEAAKRNPRPTGEVIATTPHLEGVLDAVAGGAYSPGDRNRYAGLVDGLRANDWFMVLNDFESYRLAQRRIDGLWANQPEWWRMSIANTAHCGWFSADRAIREYAQRIWRVPAGFAAKG, encoded by the coding sequence TTGACCGAGACAGCCTCCGAAGCAAGGCCGACATCCGCCGCTGAATCGAAAGATCTGGTCGAAACGCTGAAGGCCGAGATCGTCAGGAAGCTGACCTATTCGCTCGGCAAGAACCCCTCCGTCGCGCAGCCGCATGATTGGGTGACCGCCGTCATCCTCGCCGTGCGCGACCATGTCGTCGATGTCTGGCAGCGCTCGACCCATGAGAGCTACCAGACCGGGCGCAAGCGGGTTTATTATCTCTCGCTCGAATTCCTGATCGGCCGTTCGCTCGCCGACGCGCTGAACAATCTCGGCCTCACCGGCCCGGTGGCGCAAGCCATGGCCGATCTCGGCGTCGATCTCGGCGCGATCGAGACGATCGAGCCCGATGCGGCGCTGGGCAATGGCGGCCTGGGGCGTCTTGCCGCCTGCTATCTGGAGGCCATGGCCTCAACCGGCGTTCCCGCGCTCGGCTACGGCATCCGTTACGACCATGGCCTGTTCAAGCAACGCATCGATGGCGGCCGCCAGGTCGAGGTGCCCGAGGACTGGCTCTCCTTTCGCAACCCCTGGGAGTTCGAGCGCCGCGAAAGCGCTTATCAGATCGGCTTCGGCGGCTCGGTCGTCGCCACGGAGAAGCCCGGCGAGGTCACGTGGAATCCGGAGGAAGCGGTCTTCGCTGTCGCCTATGATACGCCGATCGTCGGCTGGCGCGGCCGCGACGCGACGACATTGCGGCTCTGGCGGGCGCGAGCCATGCACCCGCTCTCGCTTGACGCCTTCAACCAGGGCGACCTCGTCGGCGCCGTCGCCGAGCGCAACCGCGCCGAGGCGATCTCGAAGGTCCTCTACCCCAACGATTCCACTCCAGCCGGCCAGGAATTGCGGCTGCGCCAGGAGTTCTTCTTCACCTCGGCCTCGCTGCAGGACCTTGTGCGCCGGCATTACCGCCAGTTCGGCAAATTCGACAATCTGCCCGACAAGGTCGCGATCCAGCTCAACGACACCCATCCGGCGCTTGCCGTCGCCGAGATGATGCGGCTCCTGATAGACGAGCGCGGCCTCTCCTGGGAGGACGCCTGGACGATCACCAGCGGCACCATCTCCTACACCAACCACACCCTCCTGCCCGAGGCGCTGGAGACCTGGCCAGTCGCGCTGATGGAACGGCTCTTGCCGCGCCACATGCAGATCATCTTCGGCATCAATGCCCGCTTCCTCGACGGCGTGCGCCGCTCGGCCGGCGGAGAGGGCGTCGATCTCGCCTCGATCTCGCTGATCGACGAATCCCATGGCCGGCGAGTGCGCATGGCGCACCTCGCCTTCGTCGGCTCGCATACGGTCAACGGCGTCTCGGCGCTGCATTCGCGGTTGATGCAGGAGACGGTGTTCGCCCCGCTTCATGCGGTTTTCCCCGACCGCATCACCAACGTCACCAACGGCATCACGCCGCGGCGCTGGCTGTTCAGCGCCAATCACGGCCTGACCAAGCTGCTGACGGAGGTCTGCGGCAACGGCCTCACCGACGATATCGAGCAGATCGACAGGCTGGCCGCCCATGCCGATGACCCCGGCATGCAGGAACGATTGATCGCGATCCGGCGCGACAACAAGCTCAAGCTCGCCAAGGTGATCCGGCAGGAGACCGGCGTCGTGGTCGACCCTGCGGCGCTGTTCGACGTCCAGATCAAGCGCATCCACGAATATAAGCGCCAGCTGCTCAACATCCTGGAGACGATCGCGCTCTATGACGCGATCCGCTCCGAGCCCTATCGCGACTGGGCCCCGCGCGTGAAGATCTTCGCCGGCAAGGCCGCCTCGAATTACGGCACGGCGAAAGCGATCATCAATCTGATCAACGACGTCGCGACAGTTGTGAACAACGACATCACCACCCGCGACCGGCTGAAAGTGGTGTTCATCCCCAACTACAATGTCAGCGCTGCCGAGATCATCATCCCAGCAGCCGACGTCTCCGAGCAGATCTCGACCGCCGGCCTCGAGGCCTCGGGCACCGGCAACATGAAGTTCGCGCTCAACGGCGCGCTGACCATCGGCACGATGGACGGCGCCAATATCGAGATCAGCGAACGCGTTGGCCTCGACAACATCGTCATCTTCGGCATGTCGGCGGCCGAGGTCGAGGCAGCCAAGCGCAATCCGCGCCCGACCGGCGAGGTCATCGCCACGACGCCGCATCTCGAAGGCGTGCTCGACGCGGTCGCTGGCGGCGCCTATTCACCGGGCGACCGCAATCGCTATGCCGGGCTGGTCGACGGCCTCAGGGCGAATGACTGGTTCATGGTCCTGAACGATTTCGAGAGTTATCGGCTGGCGCAACGCCGCATCGACGGGCTCTGGGCCAATCAGCCGGAATGGTGGCGCATGTCGATCGCCAACACCGCCCATTGCGGCTGGTTCAGTGCCGACCGCGCCATCCGTGAATATGCGCAGCGCATCTGGCGGGTGCCCGCCGGCTTCGCCGCGAAGGGCTAA
- the glgX gene encoding glycogen debranching protein GlgX — translation MGAPWRIAPSALPERMGANITPDGVAFAVFSRNGDSVQLCLFDDDGEHEIARLPLPCRSGDIHHGLLPGAKPGLRYGLRVEGPWQPERGYRFDATKLLVDPYATLIDRPFRWDPALAAPPSTGIDTAALVPRCVVVGTEPAQVRPGREQAPAFIYELGVKSFTMRQPAIPRPLRGTLAALTAEPVLAHLQRLGVSHVELMPVAAWMDERHLPPLGLSNAWGYNPVNFFALDPRLAPGGEADLRKLCAAYAQAGIGIILDIVLNHTAESDEHGATICLRGLDNAVYYRHATDDPGRLINDTGCGHTLALDRAPVLRMATDALRHWRACGVAGFRFDLGTVMGRSDTGFSAEAPLFAALLQDPDLANALLIAEPWDIGPGGYRLGEFPAPFAEWNGRYRDDVRRFWRGDAGAAGALATRLSGSADLFASRHRGPNAGINFIAAHDGFTLADLVAYAGKHNEANGEGNRDGDNDSHSWNNGIEGASDDVAVKAARDSDIRALLATLFLSRGIPMLAAGDEFGRTQFGNNNAYAQDNDRFWLDWAEADQELIALAAQLSALRRDHPLIRGEHFLTGQPSNGSKRPDATWLRADGTPLADADWRGLDVFGLRLARTGEAVLIAINRRHEAAAFTLPGASASQAWRRIFCSSPAQAETELPSRSVSLFAEAALPTPPP, via the coding sequence TTGGGCGCGCCCTGGCGGATCGCGCCCTCCGCCCTGCCAGAGCGGATGGGCGCGAACATCACGCCGGACGGCGTCGCGTTCGCGGTGTTCTCGCGCAATGGCGACAGCGTCCAGCTTTGCCTGTTCGACGATGACGGCGAGCACGAGATCGCCCGCCTGCCCTTGCCCTGCCGCAGCGGCGACATCCATCATGGCCTGCTGCCGGGCGCGAAACCTGGCCTGCGCTACGGCCTGCGTGTCGAAGGGCCCTGGCAGCCCGAACGCGGCTACCGCTTCGATGCGACCAAGCTGCTGGTCGATCCCTATGCGACGCTGATCGACCGGCCCTTTCGCTGGGATCCCGCCTTGGCGGCTCCGCCCTCGACCGGAATAGACACAGCCGCGCTCGTGCCGCGCTGCGTCGTCGTGGGAACCGAACCAGCCCAGGTCAGGCCGGGCCGAGAGCAGGCGCCCGCCTTCATCTACGAACTCGGCGTCAAATCCTTCACGATGCGCCAACCCGCCATCCCGCGGCCTCTGCGCGGAACGCTGGCGGCGCTCACCGCCGAACCGGTCCTCGCCCATCTGCAACGGCTCGGCGTCAGCCATGTCGAATTGATGCCGGTCGCAGCCTGGATGGATGAGCGCCATCTGCCACCGCTCGGGCTGAGCAATGCCTGGGGCTACAACCCAGTCAATTTCTTCGCGCTCGATCCGCGCCTCGCCCCCGGCGGCGAGGCCGATCTGCGCAAGCTCTGTGCTGCCTACGCCCAAGCCGGTATCGGCATCATCCTCGACATCGTCCTCAACCACACGGCCGAGAGCGACGAGCATGGCGCGACGATCTGCCTGCGCGGCCTGGACAACGCGGTCTATTACCGCCACGCCACGGACGATCCCGGCCGATTGATCAACGACACCGGCTGCGGCCATACGCTGGCGCTCGACCGCGCGCCGGTCCTGCGTATGGCGACGGATGCGCTCCGGCATTGGCGGGCCTGCGGCGTCGCAGGCTTCCGCTTCGATCTCGGCACGGTGATGGGCCGCTCCGATACCGGCTTCTCAGCCGAAGCCCCGCTTTTCGCCGCGCTCCTGCAGGACCCCGACCTCGCCAACGCGCTCTTGATCGCCGAGCCCTGGGACATCGGCCCCGGCGGCTATCGGCTCGGCGAATTCCCCGCTCCCTTCGCCGAATGGAACGGCCGCTATCGCGACGATGTCCGCCGCTTCTGGCGCGGCGACGCAGGCGCGGCAGGCGCGCTGGCAACGCGATTGTCCGGCTCGGCCGACCTCTTCGCCAGCCGGCATCGCGGGCCCAATGCCGGCATCAATTTCATCGCCGCCCATGACGGCTTCACGCTTGCCGACCTCGTCGCCTACGCCGGCAAGCACAACGAGGCCAATGGCGAGGGCAACCGCGACGGCGACAATGACAGCCACAGCTGGAACAACGGCATCGAAGGCGCCAGCGACGACGTAGCTGTGAAGGCCGCACGCGATAGCGATATCCGCGCGCTGCTGGCGACTCTGTTTCTCTCGCGCGGCATTCCGATGCTGGCGGCCGGCGACGAATTCGGCCGGACTCAGTTCGGCAACAACAACGCCTATGCCCAGGACAATGACAGGTTCTGGCTGGATTGGGCGGAGGCGGATCAGGAGCTGATCGCGCTCGCCGCCCAATTATCCGCCCTGCGCAGGGACCATCCCCTGATCCGTGGCGAGCACTTTCTGACGGGGCAGCCTTCCAACGGCTCGAAGCGCCCCGACGCGACCTGGCTGCGCGCAGACGGAACGCCTCTCGCTGACGCCGACTGGCGTGGACTCGATGTCTTCGGGCTGCGGTTAGCGAGAACCGGCGAGGCTGTGCTGATCGCGATCAACCGCCGGCATGAGGCGGCAGCCTTCACGCTGCCTGGCGCTTCGGCGAGCCAGGCCTGGCGCCGGATCTTCTGCAGTTCGCCAGCTCAAGCGGAAACCGAATTGCCCTCTCGCAGCGTATCTCTCTTCGCGGAAGCCGCCCTGCCGACACCACCGCCCTGA
- the glgA gene encoding glycogen synthase GlgA, with protein sequence MTSEMGDFIKAGGLGEVSSALPRQLRALCDVRVLIPGFRKVRAAKPAMDIVAQLPRTASLPPWSLGRFNTPDGLTIYAVLCDELYDREGSPYGPFAGGDFSDNDIRFARLSLAAAEIAAGEADPNWKPDIIHVNDWPSALAPGYLRWKGLSTPSILTIHNLAYQGLYQPARMSALGIPDLAFSVNGAEFHGKISFLKTGIYYGSHVTTVSETYAREITTAEHGCGLEGLLKTRMDEGRLTGIVNGIDDSWTSPIAGEKAPTRLIRQWKQKNATDIRQTFDLPQSRGPLFSIISRLVHQKGIDLSIEAAETIIANGGQLIVTGRGEPRLEDAIERLARQNPHAIAARIGFDDAEARRIFAASDFLLMPSRFEPCGLSQMYAQRFGTLPIAYRTGGLVDTIEDGLSGFLFSSPTGAGLTSAVTRALQAFKTKRAFKQMREHAMAKRFDWARPTHRYADVYARALAA encoded by the coding sequence GTGACCTCAGAGATGGGCGACTTCATCAAGGCCGGCGGCCTGGGTGAAGTCTCCTCGGCCCTGCCACGCCAATTGCGCGCGCTCTGCGATGTCCGCGTACTCATCCCCGGCTTCAGGAAGGTGCGCGCGGCCAAGCCGGCCATGGACATCGTCGCGCAATTGCCGCGCACGGCGAGCCTGCCGCCCTGGTCGCTCGGCCGCTTCAACACGCCAGACGGGCTCACCATCTATGCCGTGCTCTGCGACGAGCTTTATGACCGCGAAGGCTCTCCCTATGGCCCCTTCGCGGGCGGCGACTTCAGCGACAACGACATTCGCTTCGCCAGGCTCTCATTGGCCGCAGCCGAGATCGCGGCCGGTGAGGCCGATCCGAACTGGAAGCCCGACATCATCCACGTCAACGACTGGCCCTCAGCCTTGGCGCCAGGCTATCTGCGCTGGAAGGGGCTCAGCACCCCCTCGATCCTGACCATCCATAACCTCGCCTATCAGGGGCTCTACCAGCCGGCTCGCATGAGCGCGCTGGGCATCCCCGACCTCGCCTTCTCGGTCAACGGCGCCGAATTCCATGGCAAGATCTCGTTCCTGAAGACCGGCATCTATTACGGCTCGCATGTCACCACGGTGAGCGAGACCTATGCCCGCGAGATCACCACCGCCGAGCATGGCTGCGGGCTCGAGGGCCTGCTCAAGACACGGATGGACGAAGGCCGCCTGACCGGCATCGTCAACGGCATCGACGATAGCTGGACCTCGCCGATCGCCGGGGAAAAGGCGCCTACGCGTTTGATCCGTCAGTGGAAGCAGAAGAACGCGACCGATATCCGCCAGACCTTCGACCTGCCGCAATCGCGCGGTCCGCTGTTTTCGATCATCTCCCGCCTCGTCCACCAGAAAGGCATCGATCTTTCGATCGAGGCCGCCGAGACCATTATCGCCAATGGCGGCCAGCTCATCGTCACCGGGCGCGGCGAGCCGCGGTTGGAGGATGCGATCGAGCGGCTCGCCCGGCAGAATCCACATGCCATCGCCGCGCGCATCGGCTTCGACGATGCCGAGGCGCGGCGCATCTTCGCCGCCAGCGATTTCCTGCTGATGCCATCGCGCTTCGAGCCTTGCGGGCTGAGCCAGATGTACGCTCAGCGCTTCGGCACGCTGCCGATCGCCTATCGCACCGGAGGATTGGTCGACACCATCGAGGACGGGCTCTCCGGCTTCCTGTTCTCCTCGCCGACCGGCGCCGGGCTGACCTCGGCCGTGACGCGCGCTTTGCAGGCGTTCAAGACGAAGCGGGCCTTCAAGCAGATGCGCGAGCACGCCATGGCCAAGCGCTTCGACTGGGCGCGCCCGACCCATCGTTATGCCGATGTCTATGCCAGGGCGCTCGCGGCTTGA
- a CDS encoding DUF2934 domain-containing protein produces the protein MSREQIVRDTAYAIWEAEGKPEGRDLTHWQQAEARVAASATVSAKPVAKGNMTKGNVPASLAKASAKAAPPAKTAATKTSATGPAPARKS, from the coding sequence ATGAGCCGAGAACAGATCGTTCGTGACACGGCCTATGCGATCTGGGAGGCGGAGGGAAAGCCCGAGGGCCGCGATCTGACGCATTGGCAGCAGGCCGAAGCGCGTGTCGCCGCGAGCGCGACTGTGAGCGCCAAACCCGTGGCCAAGGGCAACATGACCAAGGGTAATGTGCCCGCCTCCCTCGCGAAGGCCTCGGCCAAAGCCGCCCCGCCCGCCAAGACGGCTGCAACCAAGACGTCCGCAACCGGGCCCGCGCCCGCAAGGAAGAGCTGA
- the glgB gene encoding 1,4-alpha-glucan branching protein GlgB: MTRQSPLRLPSLPARDLALLEEGRHPDAFAVLGRHAAGDVTVVRAFLPGANYVELILGEGRDAIAMIGQGTGLFEAPAPAEGPYRLRAAWPGGITESADPYSFGLLLSEDDIYLFAEGRHFDLATRLGANLRMIDGVEGTLFAVWAPNASHVAVVGDFNSWDGRRHPMRRRLGPGVWELFIPGVEAGAAYKYAIIAASGEHLPWKADPLARRTEAPPRTGSVVAAPAEFSWSDEAWLAHRERAHPMAEPMACYEVHVGSWLRTQWGQMGSWDEAVDRLIPYLQHMGFSHVELMPITEHPFGGSWGYQPLGMYAPTARLGPPEAFARFVDHCHAAGIGVILDWVPAHFPSDEHGLARFDGSALYEHEDPREGFHRDWNTLIYNVGRREVRGFLIASALWWVETFHLDGLRVDAVASMLYRDYSRLPGEWVPNQYGGRENLEAVSFFQELNTLIGARGRGAVTIAEESTAWAGVTSPVHHGGLGFHFKWNMGWMHDTLRYFARDSVHRGHHGDDVTFGLLYAFSENFVLPISHDEVVHGKGSLLSRMPGDDWQRFANLRLCLALMWSHPGKKLLFMGCEFGAEDEWNVDVPFPWPHPDDARRRGAMQLVRDLNALYRSTPALHRLDHTPEGFAWVIADDRANSVFAFRRSGGADTPDILVVANMTPVPRHDYRIGVPRSGLWRERLNSDAGVYGGADIGNGGHCRTSSVARHGQRQSLSLTLPPLGLLLLEHDSAGR, encoded by the coding sequence ATGACGCGCCAGAGTCCGCTCCGCCTCCCCAGCCTGCCGGCGCGCGATCTCGCCCTTCTGGAAGAGGGTCGCCACCCCGATGCTTTCGCCGTGCTGGGCCGCCATGCCGCGGGCGACGTCACCGTGGTGCGCGCCTTTCTGCCCGGCGCGAATTATGTCGAGCTGATCCTCGGCGAAGGCCGCGACGCCATTGCCATGATCGGCCAGGGCACCGGCCTGTTCGAGGCGCCCGCCCCTGCTGAGGGACCATACCGATTGCGCGCGGCCTGGCCGGGCGGCATCACCGAAAGCGCCGATCCCTACAGCTTTGGCCTGCTGCTCTCGGAGGACGACATCTATCTCTTCGCCGAGGGCCGGCATTTCGACCTCGCGACGCGGCTCGGCGCCAATCTGCGCATGATCGACGGCGTCGAGGGCACGCTCTTTGCCGTCTGGGCTCCCAACGCCTCCCATGTCGCGGTCGTCGGCGACTTCAACAGCTGGGACGGTCGCCGCCATCCAATGCGCCGCAGGCTCGGCCCAGGCGTCTGGGAGCTGTTCATCCCCGGCGTCGAGGCCGGCGCGGCCTATAAATACGCGATCATCGCGGCGTCGGGCGAACACTTGCCCTGGAAGGCCGACCCGCTGGCCCGCCGCACCGAGGCGCCGCCGCGTACCGGCTCCGTCGTCGCCGCTCCCGCCGAGTTCAGCTGGAGCGACGAAGCCTGGCTCGCACATCGCGAGCGCGCCCACCCGATGGCAGAGCCCATGGCCTGCTACGAGGTCCATGTCGGCTCCTGGCTGCGCACGCAATGGGGCCAGATGGGCTCCTGGGACGAGGCGGTCGACCGGCTGATCCCCTATCTCCAGCATATGGGCTTCAGCCATGTCGAATTGATGCCGATCACCGAGCATCCGTTCGGCGGCTCCTGGGGCTACCAGCCGCTGGGGATGTATGCCCCGACCGCACGGCTCGGCCCGCCCGAGGCCTTCGCCCGCTTCGTCGACCACTGCCATGCCGCCGGCATCGGCGTGATCCTCGACTGGGTGCCGGCGCATTTCCCCTCCGACGAACACGGCCTCGCCCGCTTCGACGGCAGCGCGCTCTACGAGCATGAAGACCCGCGCGAGGGCTTCCACCGCGACTGGAACACGCTGATCTACAATGTCGGCCGGCGCGAGGTGCGCGGCTTCCTGATCGCCTCAGCGCTGTGGTGGGTCGAGACCTTCCATCTCGATGGCCTGCGCGTCGATGCGGTCGCTTCGATGCTCTACCGCGACTACAGCCGCCTGCCGGGCGAATGGGTGCCCAACCAATATGGCGGCCGCGAGAACCTGGAGGCCGTCAGCTTCTTCCAGGAGCTCAACACGCTGATCGGCGCGCGTGGGCGCGGCGCGGTCACCATCGCCGAGGAATCGACCGCCTGGGCCGGCGTCACCTCGCCGGTCCACCATGGCGGGCTCGGCTTCCATTTCAAATGGAACATGGGCTGGATGCACGACACGCTGCGCTATTTCGCGCGTGATTCCGTTCATCGCGGCCACCATGGCGACGACGTCACCTTCGGGCTGCTCTACGCCTTCTCCGAGAATTTCGTGCTGCCGATCTCGCATGACGAGGTCGTGCACGGTAAAGGCTCGCTGCTCTCGCGCATGCCGGGCGACGACTGGCAGCGCTTCGCGAACCTGCGCCTCTGCCTGGCGCTGATGTGGAGCCATCCCGGCAAGAAGCTGCTCTTCATGGGCTGCGAGTTCGGCGCGGAGGACGAGTGGAACGTCGACGTGCCCTTCCCCTGGCCGCACCCCGATGACGCGCGACGCCGCGGCGCGATGCAACTCGTACGCGATCTCAACGCGCTCTACCGTTCGACGCCCGCCCTCCACCGCCTCGACCATACGCCCGAGGGCTTCGCCTGGGTGATCGCCGACGACCGCGCCAACTCGGTCTTCGCCTTCCGCCGCTCTGGCGGCGCGGACACGCCCGACATCCTCGTCGTCGCCAACATGACGCCGGTGCCGCGCCACGATTATCGCATCGGCGTGCCCAGGAGCGGGCTCTGGCGCGAACGGCTCAACAGCGATGCGGGCGTCTATGGCGGCGCCGATATCGGCAATGGCGGGCACTGCCGAACCAGTTCTGTCGCTCGGCATGGCCAGCGCCAGAGCCTGTCGCTGACACTGCCACCGCTCGGCCTGCTCCTCCTCGAGCATGACAGCGCCGGCCGCTAG